One genomic window of Cupriavidus malaysiensis includes the following:
- a CDS encoding LuxR C-terminal-related transcriptional regulator, which translates to MNPNDPPGNTLSYPATGSSPPVPAPAVPAVPTAPTAPTASAIAKLTPRQRAVLALLLTGQSNKLIGRQLGLTANTTKDHVAATLKRLGLRKRGDALRHAQQLMALLTNEGSSATPGAAAHDPAPTPPVPTPAHDGKLPEFGLTGRQLAVLVRLIDGLPNKQIAEQMGLSIYTVKEYVSEILKRLGVKTRFEVISLVQRMDKTQP; encoded by the coding sequence ATGAATCCGAACGACCCGCCAGGCAACACCCTTTCCTACCCAGCTACCGGTTCCAGCCCGCCCGTCCCGGCACCTGCCGTGCCTGCCGTGCCTACGGCGCCTACCGCACCCACCGCATCCGCCATCGCCAAGCTGACGCCACGCCAACGCGCCGTGCTGGCACTGCTGCTCACCGGGCAATCGAACAAGCTGATCGGCCGCCAGCTCGGACTGACCGCCAACACCACCAAGGACCACGTCGCCGCCACGCTGAAGCGGCTGGGCCTGCGCAAGCGCGGCGATGCACTGCGCCACGCGCAGCAGCTGATGGCCCTGCTGACGAATGAAGGCAGCAGTGCCACACCAGGCGCGGCAGCACACGATCCGGCGCCAACGCCGCCCGTGCCCACACCCGCGCACGACGGCAAGCTGCCGGAGTTCGGCCTCACCGGCCGCCAGCTGGCCGTACTGGTCCGGCTCATCGATGGCCTGCCGAACAAGCAGATCGCCGAGCAGATGGGGCTGTCCATCTACACAGTGAAGGAATACGTGTCGGAGATCCTGAAGCGGCTCGGGGTGAAGACGCGGTTCGAGGTGATTTCGCTGGTGCAGCGGATGGACAAGACCCAACCGTAG
- a CDS encoding transcriptional regulator, which produces MQETQLAAREREELDRAFASFVGMEGGNPAAAIWICDVAPLIASVPLEVALRPQPEPGAWDLAFRRRHARWLPRWQTHLRVARVLAAARAAALHPGRSHVSAQAYFEHYLYRPGGWDFKLNLFPLPERPDPVQSWSKTFRDQPWLRVKSDYARLCRLGGRFRFIASLREQYRPRLVLCLGQRHARDYLRAFGFEGCERAEAWLQPADTMRRLDVYEHGQTALVLSPPFGGPQGLSSDVLLDALGTFLARWLRPEDFPALAGADGSGAGRLPAGPTGPAGT; this is translated from the coding sequence ATGCAAGAGACTCAACTCGCAGCCCGCGAGCGGGAGGAGTTGGACAGGGCGTTCGCGTCGTTCGTGGGCATGGAGGGTGGCAATCCGGCCGCCGCCATCTGGATCTGCGATGTGGCGCCGCTGATCGCTTCCGTCCCGCTCGAGGTTGCGTTGCGGCCGCAGCCGGAACCGGGGGCTTGGGACTTGGCGTTCCGGCGGCGCCATGCGCGTTGGCTGCCCCGCTGGCAGACGCATCTGCGCGTGGCGCGCGTGCTGGCCGCCGCGCGGGCGGCGGCCCTGCACCCGGGGCGCAGCCACGTCAGCGCGCAGGCGTATTTCGAGCACTACCTCTACCGGCCCGGTGGCTGGGACTTCAAGCTGAACCTGTTCCCGCTGCCGGAGCGGCCGGACCCGGTGCAGTCGTGGAGCAAGACCTTCCGCGACCAGCCCTGGCTGCGCGTTAAGTCCGACTATGCGCGCCTGTGCCGGCTGGGCGGGCGTTTCCGCTTCATTGCCTCGCTGCGGGAGCAGTACCGGCCGCGCCTGGTGCTGTGCCTGGGGCAGCGGCATGCGCGCGACTATCTGCGCGCCTTCGGTTTCGAGGGCTGCGAGCGCGCCGAGGCCTGGCTGCAGCCGGCTGACACGATGCGGCGCCTCGATGTGTACGAGCACGGGCAGACGGCCCTGGTCTTGAGCCCGCCGTTCGGCGGACCGCAGGGCTTGAGTTCCGATGTCCTGCTCGATGCGCTGGGCACCTTCCTGGCCAGGTGGCTGCGGCCGGAGGACTTTCCGGCGCTGGCGGGCGCGGACGGCAGCGGGGCGGGAAGGTTGCCGGCCGGGCCGACGGGGCCGGCCGGAACCTAG